One window of Vitis riparia cultivar Riparia Gloire de Montpellier isolate 1030 chromosome 5, EGFV_Vit.rip_1.0, whole genome shotgun sequence genomic DNA carries:
- the LOC117915191 gene encoding protein FAR1-RELATED SEQUENCE 5-like, whose product MDKGKGKEFIIDLNDEDFDYQYDSIVKTESDEEAILVSDKIFNDLTVEDVWKMEFSSVEEAEEFYNLFAKVTGFSVRKDDVKRDKNQNIVSRKWVCSKEGYRHRVCLENENRKREPKAVTRVGCEATFRIGFNKQMNKWVVKEFMADHNHPLVEQKNVQFLRSHRVIKNADKAQLNAMRGVGMGTSQIMDYMVQQSGGYKMLASQKKIYITMLMLIVEFI is encoded by the coding sequence ATGGACAAAGGCAAAGGAAAGGAATTTATCATTGATTTGAACGATGAAGACTTTGATTACCAATATGATAGCATTGTTAAAACTGAGTCTGATGAAGAGGCCATTCTAGTTTCGGACaagatttttaatgatttaactGTTGAAGATGTATGGAAGATGGAGTTTAGCTCAGTAGAGGAGGCagaagaattttataatttatttgctaAAGTTACCGGATTCAGTGTTAGAAAGGATGATGTGAAAcgagataaaaatcaaaatatagtaTCTCGTAAGTGGGTTTGTTCGAAAGAAGGATATCGACATAGAGTGTGTTTAGAGAATGAAAATCGAAAACGAGAACCTAAGGCAGTAACTCGAGTTGGTTGTGAGGCAACATTTCGGATTGGgtttaataaacaaatgaacaagTGGGTTGTGAAAGAGTTTATGGCTGATCATAATCATCCTTTGGTGGAACAAAAAAATGTCCAATTCCTTCGATCCCATAGGGTCATTAAAAATGCAGATAAAGCTCAATTGAATGCAATGCGAGGTGTTGGCATGGGAACTAGCCAAATTATGGATTACATGGTGCAACAATCAGGTGGATATAAAATGTTGGCTTCACAAAAAAAGATCTATATAACCATGTTGATGCTGATCGTAGAGTTCATCTAA
- the LOC117915190 gene encoding protein FAR1-RELATED SEQUENCE 5-like has protein sequence MDPSFYYKYNVDEDNRLANLFWADSTSKLDYSCFGDVLAFDTTYRTNAYKKPLVILVGINHHHQTIVFGCALLVDESVSTYTWVLETFLDAMNNKKPLSVITDGDKAMRKAIKRIFPDSCHRLCAWHIQRNAFTNVHVKDFTNHFSKCMFMEGTVEEFECAWNDMLEMFNLHGHKWVTDIYAKRSRWAEAYLRGHFFAGMKSTQRCESMNAYLNRFLKTRLKLFEFVKHFDRALSRIRHNEAKAEFETHHSSAVLTTKLYALEKYAGTVFTRQSFLKFRDEMKNAELFFPVSTENHGGYRVHTLTKFRSPDKIWKVCYGNSDRSMKCTCMMFESVGFPCPHMIVVMKIEHLEEIPETCIMKRWSKLAKETVQVHHDNESQGDATNIIRYGALSSMCSRMSYLHLNRKKLLKRLDVKYKDSLVKWKNFVKIQGRK, from the coding sequence ATGGatccatcattttattacaAGTACAATGTTGATGAAGACAACCGTCTAGCAAACCTGTTTTGGGCAGATTCTACTAGTAAATTGGATTACAGTTGTTTTGGAGATGTGTTAGCATTTGATACAACTTATCGGACTAATGCTTATAAAAAACCGTTGGTCATACTAGTTGGCATTAACCATCACCATCAAACTATAGTGTTTGGATGTGCATTATTGGTAGATGAGAGTGTTAGCACTTATACTTGGGTCTTGGAGACTTTTttggatgcaatgaataacaaGAAGCCTCTTTCTGTTATTACTGATGGGGATAAAGCAATGCGTAAAGCCATTAAGAGGATATTTCCAGACTCTTGTCATCGATTATGTGCTTGGCATATTCAACGCAATGCATTCACTAATGTCCATGTCAAAGATTTtactaatcatttttctaagtGCATGTTCATGGAAGGCAccgttgaagaatttgaatgtgCATGGAATGACATGTTGGAAATGTTTAATCTTCATGGACATAAGTGGGTGACAGATATATATGCTAAGCGTTCTAGATGGGCAGAGGCTTATTTAAGGGGGCATTTCTTTGCTGGTATGAAAAGCACACAAAGGTGTGAGAGCATGAATGCATACTTGAATCGTTTCCTTAAAACTCGTTTGAAGCTGTTTGAGTTTGTCAAGCATTTTGATAGAGCACTCTCACGTATTCGTCATAATGAGGCAAAGGCAGAGTTTGAGACACACCATTCTTCAGCTGTTCTAACAACCAAACTCTATGCACTTGAGAAATATGCAGGGACTGTTTTCACAAGGcaatcttttctaaaatttaggGATGAGATGAAGAATGCAGAATTGTTTTTCCCTGTCAGTACAGAAAATCATGGAGGTTATCGTGTCCATACATTGACCAAGTTTAGAAGCCCTGACAAGATTTGGAAAGTATGTTATGGTAATAGTGATCGGTCTATGAAATGTACTTGTATGATGTTTGAGTCAGTTGGTTTTCCATGTCCCCACATGATTGTTGTAATGAAGATAGAACACCTTGAAGAAATACCTGAGACTTGTATTATGAAAAGGTGGTCTAAGTTAGCAAAGGAAACGGTCCAAGTTCATCATGACAATGAAAGTCAAGGTGATGCGACTAACATCATACGATATGGTGCACTCAGCTCTATGTGCTCACGGATGTCTTATTTGCATCTCAATCGGAAAAAGCTTTTAAAGAGGCTAGATGTGAAATACAAAGACTCACTTGTCAAATGGAAGAA